One Nicotiana sylvestris chromosome 12, ASM39365v2, whole genome shotgun sequence genomic window carries:
- the LOC138883883 gene encoding uncharacterized protein, whose translation MTLPRVPDNWAAIAFTSNLNEKSSEAMRRLKESLHEFPETTWNDVYNRLLQGEVDHLLKQGYLTELFSEKGKQAYMKNRQEPPKPPSPKRTVNVIRGGEEINGVTYIAANKVSKVTITHGKRVRHVLEEESITFDDADVDGVLIDPGSSVNIILLRVLHEMQDEDKLVPKAHTLSRFDNSIGVTKGEVIFTTFAEGVVKDTKFQVVEKEMAYNMILGRPWIHEMDIVPSTLHQIIKFSSPWGICQIRRDQQISKSINSVSDSSTRNEEK comes from the exons atgacgttACCGCGTGTACCAGacaattgggcagctatagccttcactagtaatttgaatgaaaaaagctcagaagccatgaggcgactcaaggaaagtcttcaTGAATTCCCAGAAACAAcgtggaatgacgtttacaacag GTTGCTACAAGGTGAAGTTGATCATCTATTAAAGCAAGGGTATCTCACCgaattatttagtgagaaaggtaagcaagcatacatgaagaataggcaggagccccctaaaccaccttctcccaaaagaactgttaaTGTTATAAGAGGAGGTGAAGAAATTAATGGTGTGACGTACATAGCAGCCAATAAAGTTTCAAAGGTCACAATTACCCATGGGAAACGGGTTCGACATGTCTTAGAGGAAGAaagtattacatttgatgatgcagatgtgGATGGC gttttgattgatccaggtagttccgtgaacattattctgCTAAGAGTACTACACGAGATGCAAGATGAAGATAAATTAGTACCAAAGGCACATACTTTGTCTAGATTTGACAATTCCATCGGTGTGACGAAAGGGGAGGTAATATTTActacattcgcagaaggagttgtcaaagatacaaagtttcaggtggtagagaaggagatggcttacaatatgattcttgggagaccatggatccacgagatgGATATTGTTCCGTCTACCTTACATCAAATTATTAAATTttcatcaccatggggaatatgtcaaatccgtAGGGATCAACAGATATCCAAGAGCATCAACTCCGTCTCAGATTCAAGTACGAGAaacgaagaaaaatag